The Triticum aestivum cultivar Chinese Spring chromosome 5A, IWGSC CS RefSeq v2.1, whole genome shotgun sequence genomic sequence ACAACTTGTTGTCAGTATGATCAGGAGCATGTGCTTGCGGGTATTTGTAAAATAAAATGGTACGCTTCTTTGATCTGGCAAAAATTAAATATGAATGATGAGAGTGCAAGTGAGTTATAGAACAATGTGTTTAAAAATAACCTTATAAGCTAAAATGATAGTCCTAATTTCACAACGTACTTCCTCTGCAAATAAATATAAGACACTCTAGACCACTAAAGTCGTggtctaaaacatcttatattagtttatagtgGGAGTAGTAAATTAGTCATACTATATGTACTCCATTTTTTTTTATGTTGCTTGATTGGTTTACTAAGCAaggaatttttgttatttttcttcTTCCCCAATAATATGACAACCAAACAAATCTAGATGATTGCGCCGAATTTTGACAAAATTCCTCAAATTTTCTATCTTCCATATTATATATCTTCGCacctaatctctctctctctctctctctctctctctctctctcatatagTCAAAATCAATTGGTAGAAGTATGATTCATACGCGTGTTCTATGCTTGCAGTACTACCAGGGGAGTGAATGGTAGCTTCTCTTCACACACTCATGGGAGAGACCAGACTCGTGGGAGGAGATGGCAAACGATTTCTGGTTGCAGAGGTTCGCTgtattggggaacattgcatgaaaatcaaaaacttcctatgaacacccaagatctatctaagagaaGCATAGCAACTAGAgaagagagtgtgtctacgtatcctcatagaccgttaagcggaagcatatatcacgcagttgatgtagttgtactcgTCACGATCCAATCGCGATCCAAATCGATGAAGtaccgaacggacgacgcctccgcattcagcacacatacggctcgatgacgtctcctccttcttgattcagcaagCGAGGGATGAGAAGCAGATGGGATCACCAACAGCACGACGACGTGACGGCGATGATGGTGGAGTGATtccggcagggctacgccgagcgCTACCGAAACAACACAGACGGAGGAGTTACGAAGTAACGGGAGGGAGAGGGGGGCCAAAGGCTTGTGTGTCCTCttgggggtgccccctcccctctatatatatacGTGGAGGGGGGTGGTGGCCAGCCCTCCAAGCCCTAGGCACGCACCAAGGGGGAGGagttggactccaagtccaattccCTCCTTTTTCCATACACAGGTGGACTTTCCACATCTCCCAAGCCACACGGGCCTTGAGGGACTTGTGCGCCTGGCCCAATAAGGTCAGGGCGCCTCCCCTCAGCCCGATAAGGCTAGGGCGCCTGGCCCAATATGCAGTAGAAACCTTCTATAATGTGCTCTGCACGATGGGAGAAGACACAATGCGCCtctttgggccggcccatgtccaGGCGGCCTATTTTTCAAATTCCATTTTCCTTTTCTGTCTTtgttttttctactttaaataatttgagACTTTAAAAAGATTTCAAAcattaaaaaaagataattttgagaTAAAGTGCTTAATAATTCATAAATGTTTGTGTATTCAGAAAATGTTCGCGATTTTTAACAAATGTTTGCAATTTTGGAACAAATTTTTgcgaaatcaaaaaatgttcatgcttttttCAAAAAGTTTTTGTATTAAACTATGTTAATAAAATTGAGCAAAATTTCgccatttcaaaaaatgttcatgaattgaaaaatatCCTAAAATTTCAAAAAATCTTCGTGACCTACAAAATAGTTTATTGATTCATAAAATGTTGGCTGATTCAAACAATGATCATGCagttcaaaaatgttcattaaatcattttttgtgaatttaaaaaattattccataaatttccaaaaaaaaatgtTCTTGACTCTAGAAATGTTAGCCTATTCAAGAAAAATGTTTtagaaaaaattcatgaattttaaaaatgttcatgattttagaaaatgtttgaaaatatgtaaaaatgttcacaaatttgaaaaatgtacacgagtttaaaaatgttcatgattttcaatTTTTTCAAGATGTCATTAAAATGGGACTGATAGTGTCTCTTGGTGATGCAGTAAAATGTGGTCATGGCCATTTAAGATTATGATTTATTTCACCCCTTGCAACGCACGTGCCGTTTTGCTAGTTAAACTAAAATCTATATCTATAACTAACTAATAATCAAAGGGCTATTGCTTTCGGCGGTATGTCATGGATTTTTCCTCCAAGGTTGCAAAAAATTACATACGAATGCCATCTATAAGTGATAAAAAATGTTTCTCACAAGGGAATTCCCCGCCTGGACCGGCCCATGCAGTAGGGACCTCTTATACAGTGCTCTGCGCGCTTGGAGAGATGCGACATGCccgttgggccggcccatgtccgACCGGCCTATTTTCTATATTTCGTTTTTATTTTCTCTTTGTCTTTTCCGTTTCTGTTATTTTATACTTTAAATTAGTTGGGACTTAAAAAAGTTTCGAAAATAAAAAATTGAGAGCTTTTAAATATAATGTCTGTAGATTCATTTTTTTGTTATTttgtaaaaatatgttttcttattcaattttttttgaaaacagaTGTTTggaaaataaaaaatgttcatgattttctaaaaagttcgtgtattaaaaaatgttgatgaTTTGAACAAAAATAGGGCAATTCAGAAAATGTCATGAACGAAAAATACCCTAAAAAGCAGACTAAGGTATAGCCTAGTGGtaggaaggggatgatgccttctcacccacccaggttcaaggcacggtacttgcaatttgggtttgttgcaccaattatactgtaggggttcccttacagtctttctgtaaaAAAAATACCCTAAAAATTAAAAAACTATTCATGACTTAaaaaatagtttattcattcataaaatgttcgctgattcaaaaaatgatcttgcatttcagaaaatgttcattaaATCCAAAAACAGTTcatcaaatcaaaacaaaaagtttgtgaatttgaaaagttgttccaccaatttccaaaGAAAATGTCCATCAATTCTAGGAAAATTCACGGACTCAAGAAAATTGTTTTAAGAAATGTGCataatttttaaaatgttttataatAGTATAAAATGGccatgaattaaaaaatgttcttgattttagaaaatgttcaaaaaaatttaaaagtcttcacgatttcaaatatgtgcatgaatttatttatttcatgatttcaaaaattgtttatGATTTCATGAAATTGAGAGTGATATTGTATCTCGGTGATACAACAAAATGTGGTCATGGCCATTGGAGATTATGGTTTTTTACTCCATTGCAACGTAggggcccttttgctagtactaCCTAAGCAATTTGTGGAGCATCCTCGGATCCGGCCGAGGACAGTCCGGTGGCCATGGCCGAGGAACCGGCGGGTCACCCCTCAAAGAACAGCGGCCACAGTCGATTGAATCGAGCTTGGAGATCGGATCCGCGCTCTCAAGATGATCTCGAACACGCCGCCCCGCAAACGTCCCAAGGGTCCCCTTGAGCCACCCTTGCATCGCAGGACAATGTCAAATCGATCCGGATTCGGATTTGCTCTGCCCCCACGTCGCATGTTGTCCCGGGGGTTCGGGACCAACCGACGTCTAGGATTTGGCCTATGTTAAGCAGAAGCCTAGAAAAACCATTCGGCAATTCTGGATGAGATTCTTGTTCGTAAAAAATAAGATCCTAGATTACTGCGATACATAAGCTATTTTGGCGTTCCGTTAGAATTGTCATAATGAAGGCATCCATAGTCTTCGCACGGAGATGATTCAGAATGTTTCTTAAGCTATCAGACATAGTATCAAGATACTGTGTTATGGAAGACACCTGGTTAGCAGAAAAAGAATAGAAAGATTTGATCAAAGATCTGCTCGTTCCTCAAGGCATACACGCCGATGCGAGAAGTGCTCCAGAACCATTGAGCGGGTTGCTCGTCATGAGCACCAAAAGAAGCAACCAGCAAAGAAACCAAAAACTACACTGGATGCAACCCATCACAATCAATATATCAAAAGTAAAAAGTAGGGGCCTGAATCTGGTTAAACAATGTGTCCCTACTTTCTTCTGTTACCATCTAGCTCAGATCATCAAGCTTGCAACCCTCTatccgagatctgccagttttagCACCGATACCGTCTGCTTCCTCTTGCCGGAAATCAACAAAATATGGTCATAGCCATTAGTAGCATATATTTGTAagaaatataattaataaaaattaaaCAGGGAAACAACTGTGTGCGCGCACGACTGATGGCTACGATCGCCCGATCGATCAACTCACTTTCCGACGCTAATTAAGCGTTGTTCTCTTTGTCTTTGTCGGAAGCTCACAAGGCAGAACACACTTGGTCAGTTGGTCTATCCCAATCCCGTCCCTTCCACGTCCTCCACCATGCTGATTACCTCGCCTTGATGCTACTAAGGCTGgttatagtggagagtaacttatacTAGCGTCACGCATATGACATTAGTCTAACTTACTTTTTTTTATAATGTAAAGTAATATAGTAATAATgtcatagatggtctcatttattaGCTTACTCATCATGTCTTGAGAAGCGCTATGTtgcagtaacatattatgttataaCATTTTATTaactatttttttagaaaaggaggatgatccccggccattttattgattattctcgaggaccttataaagtagaacaacaatatgtccaaatccgccatcttggcaacatttgccgctactcctatccaaatgatgaagggtgcaagctgggccacatacccagacctctcacctaagcttaacatctaaagccggaggccccgaccgagccatctgccgggtccggggctcaaaccggtccgacgcactcacatgtgttgtcgccgccatcttccactggtccattTTCAGAGCAGAgaggtgacaaccttggcaggttctccaccatcgacgccaccacgacgacctccacctacgcgagccttggcaggtcctccgccattgacgccaccatgacgccagccGATGACCTCCAtctacgcgagtccatctccaagcaacggacgTAAATCCATGCTAGGATCGGGCCACACCaccaccgtcgtccaccacccacaagcgccaccaaCCCTAAGAttccaaagcggcgccttcaagaagggaacggcgccgtgagcgccgccgccgcccaacaaagttagggcttgCGCCTGGGAGAACTAGGGGAAGGTGAAGTGAAGAGATCAGTCCATACTGACGCCTCCAAGGAAGGAACGGCACCCTCAGGCGTCGCCGTCGGCGCGGCCGGTCATAGCCGGCTAGGGATTTCGCCTGAACCAGATCCCCGCCACCAGCAACACCTCCTGTACAGAACCGGCGACCAAGAGGAAGTGTGGCCCGACCAGGCTGGCGCACACGCCgaccaggggaggaggggaggcgccagatcgcgcgcaccgaccgtcgcagaagccgccgccggccgccaacgaCCACCGAATCCCGCCACCCGCGCAGTCGGGACATGAGATCCACCGCCCGCACGGCTGCTAGCCGGCCGTGCCTTGCCAATGGAGGCACCGCTCTAGATCTGGGGTCCCCACGCAGAAgcagggcaaccgaggccccgccgccaccatccttggcgccccgggcttgcccggcggctgcctcaggcggcggcgaggaagggaagggggggggggtcaggagtaggggcggctagggttgggggtgAGGAGGAGGGGAGGCTAGGGTTGGGGGACGGAGCATCTCATTAACTACTTGTCACAtaaacaatttttttttaaatgcGCTATGTTACTCTCACTATGACTGGCCTAACATTGTAGTCCAACCTCTGCATGCACACGAGGCAGCCAAGAGGATCCTTCTTGCCGATTTGCCATGCTACTAACATGGCCTCTTGAAGGAGGATGTCCCCATCACAACCTTATTAAGAAAGTTTGACTCTCCAAGAAAGTCGGAGGTCCACTTACTTTGGGACAGGAAGAAACAAACGAGAAACTAGCTCCACCGCTAAACGCCCGCTCACCTACTTTCATTCCCCTCCCCACAACTTGCATCCCCGCTTCGACAtggttccttcctcataataagaATCAATGCAAGCATGCATACGCAAGAAGCCGACCAGACCCATACACAAATTTCAGTCCCGTGGCTGCGGCAATGGCATGCATCTCCATGTGAATTGCGAGTGCATGtatttccataatgtcttaatcTTAACAATCCATCTTATTTCTCTTGTTGTTTCTTTTTTCTACCACCAAACTGACAAGAACGAAATGAACACAGGAAAGTTAAAAAGGTTCCTAATTGACTTGGTGGTAGTATTAGGCGTAGCGGCCTTGATTTTCGCCAACAATGCCACAAGGCCCGAGGTAAGCAAGCACATGTTCCACATGATATTATTCATACTAGCAGTACTAGTATTATGTTTGTTTTTGGTTGTTTGTTAATTTGCATGTGTTTAACGGAACGGAATACGTACTATACTTACTTGGTTGTTGTAattttttgtttaaaaaaatatATAGAAGCCTGAGGATATCAGGTTGAACGACAGGGGTGAGTGCGTGTACCCTATGAGCCTGTCTTTGGTGGTGGGTTTGGCCGAGCTGGCTGTCCTTGTGGGCTGCGTCTCGTATTTCACCTTCCGACACGGATGCTGCTGGGTGCGCCGCGACGGCGTCTCTGATTTGAGCTTCGCGCTGGGCATCTTCTTCGCCATCCTCGCATGGTGAGTGAGTTGAGCCCTTCATAAATAAAtacaagagcatttagatcactacttctctaatggtgtgggtgtgggtgtgggcGTGGGCGTGTGCAGGTTATTGGCGTTGTGGGCGGCACGACTATATCTCGTCGATGTGGCGGCGATCTGGCCGGGGAGGCGTGGTAAACCCCCGGAGTGTTACACCTCTCTTAAGACGGATCACCATCACCTTATGGAGAAAGCATTCGGACCCTTCATCTTTGCCATCGCCTTTGCAATCGGCTCCTACAAGAAACTTTCCCCTCCTCCTGTACAAACCTAGCTAGCTAGCGTACGATCTCCCCAACATTCCATGTGAGCACATTATATTGGAGGCTCCTTTTTTCCTGGTTTGATTATTTTGTTAACTCACATTCACATATCATGATTAGAGTCGGATTTCTACAATGCATGTGGGAAGCTTCAAGCATATTTAATATTTGATTTGAGGGATATTTTTCTTAACTTCGAGTCTAGTTAGGCTTTTGAAATTAGGGAGCGTCTATGTGCATCTCCAACGCTGACGCCCCAAACCGGACACCTCATCCGTCAGCGGACACTCATGCGTGAGCTGGTCATCTAATCATAACTAAGTATTTGTTCAAGCAAAAACAAATACCTCAGCtctggtccacccacataacacTTATAACGTTAAATCAATATGAATCGTGGTGAAAGTAACTTGTCGATATTCCCGTGTGCCCTCCGGCAGTTCCGGCTCCGCCTCCACCATGGTAGCATTCTCCTTCTCCGGCTTTGCGTGCTCCTTCTCCGGCTACGAAGAATCCGGAGGCAGGCCGATAGCAACCCTCACATCGCGCCAAGCATGGATCTCTTCCAGCAGCTGCAACCGACGCTCTGGAGTCAGTATCGCATACATGGTGATCCTCTGCCGGGCCATGGCTAGCAGCTACGGCGAGCAGATGGAAGGTGGCGGCACCGAGGGGATGGAGAGGGAAGGGATGGGGACGACATAGAGATGGGCTGCCGTCGTCTGGCTTAAATGGCCGGACTTGGTCCCTCAGGCGTTACGTCGGAGTGGTGCCATGAATGCGTCCGCACCGAGGACCGGAGGAGGCGCTCGTTGGAcctgttgagtaacgtgattgtattaagAAACATAGGATAAACTAGGAAGTATTCTGGCTTGTCTTATACTTCAAATAggtcatgtactcctatatatatgcccacgaggctcaagcaatacaacgaactatttTCACTAAATCCcgctctcccttctaacatggtatcagtttccggaTTCTAAACCCTAGTCACCGCCGATTTccacacccgcgcgccgccccctgCTCACTCCTCCGGTTGGGGCGTCGCCGGTGAGCCAGCATCAACACTCGTGCATCACCATGGGCCCTTGCTCAATCCTCCGGCCCGGGAGTCGCGGCGAGCCCGACATATTTttctcctctctttctctcttgCTCCCAGCACCTCCTCCTCAGCTTCTCCCGCATCGTCCGCCGCCCGCATCAACACCGCCTCCCAGCAAGCATAGCTCCGCCCTGGCCGTTCACCATTCTCCCGCTCCTCTCACCCTCCTCCTTCTACCCGCCTCCTGTGCCCGCGCTCGCAACCGTGGCCGCTTCTGCTTGCACCGGCCGCCATGGCCACAACTCAAGAGAAGCGCGCACTAGAGGATGCGACCAAGTAAAGATCGAGCCCACCCAACACTGATTGTCTCCACATGACCCCAGGATGCGACCAGGTCAAAATCAACAATCTCAATTGGATGTGAGGCATTCAAAAATTATGAAGCATAGTGATATGGAAGATGTGTGCCCAATTTTCTTCCCAAACAATACGACAACAAGGCAAAGCCGAAAGATTGAATGGACTTTTTACACAACTCCTCGCATTTCCTATTTTCCATATTATATTAGTCGGAGGAGGATCGAGGATCTTTGTGCAACACATTCCTCCTGATCCTCTGAGCGTTGCACTACATATTCATATACAAATATACAATTCTAATCCTTGCCGATCAGGGAGCTTGACAGCCGATAAATTAAAGAAAGAATAATAATGAAAGAATTGTTCGATCCTTCCTCTCTAGGCTAGCTAGCCGCTGAGGTGGCGAGCGCGCGTACGTGTCCTCATCAATATCAGAGGGAGGGAGGGTCAGAGTGCCACGATGGCGAGCAATGCGAGCACGGCGACGACGGCGCCCCACGCGGTGCCGGAGTCGTCCTGGTGGGTGAGGTAGTGGCAGCACGCGTGGCAGTTTCCTTGATTGCTTGCTAGTATAGTTGATGGTTGCATGGGGAGTAAGTTTGGATTTGGGTTgtagaaggaagagaggaaagcaTATGCAAGTTGTATTATCGAAAAAGACTTTCgacccgctttataaataaagtaaCCATCAAGCACAAAGTATCAAGGTAACAACAAAACACACTACACACCAACACAACGCCACCGCAGGTCAGGTCCAACACACACACAAAGACACAAACAGCCCCAAGTTCCTCTGTGGGCACAGCACAACAAGTCCAACACAGACGCACGGCAAAACAACCCAAGACGGCGGTGACGGAGGCAGTGCAAATTGTACTGTGGGGGCATCGCATTGCATTGCATCGGTTGAGAGGCAAAGAAGAAGATGCCAAAAAGG encodes the following:
- the LOC123106243 gene encoding uncharacterized protein, coding for MHLHVNCECMYFHNVLILTIHLISLVVSFFYHQTDKNEMNTGKLKRFLIDLVVVLGVAALIFANNATRPEKPEDIRLNDRGECVYPMSLSLVVGLAELAVLVGCVSYFTFRHGCCWVRRDGVSDLSFALGIFFAILAWLLALWAARLYLVDVAAIWPGRRGKPPECYTSLKTDHHHLMEKAFGPFIFAIAFAIGSYKKLSPPPVQT